In Paracoccus aerodenitrificans, the following are encoded in one genomic region:
- a CDS encoding LysR family transcriptional regulator — translation MSVFGVRIPMIALIQTLAVAEYLSFHRAAQALGTSQSSVSARIKALEADLGVVLFDRNTRGVRLTRAGHRFVDQVRDALGIIDHAIMTAGMQARGEDGDLRIGVHALTSDSILDRLFRRFYDEHPGIRLHITESTAREAQLMLRDGRLDLAFMACTHEIPDLHSRVIWHDRLMVALSVRHPLAVQQDVEWRQLAEETFLVRHGGTGPQVQGLILLRSAGKWLMPPLQRVDVGRTALLSMIAAGHGISLFVEEGTAGSAANVIFLPISDESENIAFSAVWSPQNRDPSLTKLLALASKLSSPRSKPDSR, via the coding sequence TTGTCAGTTTTCGGCGTGCGCATCCCGATGATCGCGCTGATCCAGACCTTGGCCGTTGCCGAGTATCTCAGCTTCCATCGCGCTGCACAGGCGCTCGGCACCAGCCAGTCGAGCGTCAGCGCCCGCATCAAGGCGCTGGAGGCAGACCTTGGCGTTGTGCTCTTCGACCGCAACACTCGCGGCGTCCGGCTGACTAGAGCCGGACACCGTTTTGTCGATCAGGTTCGCGATGCCTTAGGCATCATCGATCACGCGATCATGACAGCCGGGATGCAGGCACGCGGCGAGGACGGCGACCTTCGCATCGGGGTTCATGCTCTAACATCGGACTCCATCCTCGATCGTCTGTTCCGCCGGTTCTACGATGAGCATCCAGGTATCCGCCTGCACATAACCGAAAGCACAGCGCGCGAAGCGCAGCTCATGTTGCGTGATGGCCGGCTAGACCTCGCCTTCATGGCCTGCACTCATGAAATCCCTGACCTCCATTCCCGCGTCATCTGGCATGACCGCCTGATGGTGGCGCTATCGGTGAGGCACCCGTTGGCAGTCCAGCAAGATGTCGAATGGCGACAACTTGCAGAGGAGACATTCCTCGTCCGCCACGGCGGCACAGGCCCCCAGGTTCAGGGCCTGATCCTACTGCGCTCAGCCGGAAAATGGCTTATGCCGCCGCTGCAACGCGTCGACGTCGGGCGCACGGCACTCTTGTCAATGATTGCAGCCGGGCATGGCATTTCGCTTTTCGTTGAGGAAGGGACAGCAGGCAGCGCAGCGAATGTTATCTTTCTACCGATCAGCGACGAATCCGAAAATATCGCCTTTTCCGCGGTCTGGTCGCCACAAAACCGCGATCCCTCGCTGACTAAATTGCTGGCTTTAGCGTCGAAATTGAGCAGCCCACGGTCAAAACCTGATTCGCGGTAA
- the trbJ gene encoding P-type conjugative transfer protein TrbJ codes for MTIHRSRSRAIFMAVTMLAAPLALSPVLTTPAHAQFGFGRIVYDPSNYAQNLLTAARTLEQINNQITSLQNEAQMLINQAKNLASLPYSSLQALQQNVQRTQQLLSQAQNIAFDVQKVDQIFQTQYGNVSLSATDGQLVADARSRWQNTVGGLQDAMRVQAGVVGNIDTNRTQMSELVGQSQNATGALQATQAGNQLLALQSQQLSDLIALMSANGRSEALIEAERATAAEQGRVQRERFLTPGSGYQPGNAQMFGNGNN; via the coding sequence ATGACCATTCACCGTTCCCGCTCGCGCGCAATCTTCATGGCCGTGACCATGCTGGCAGCGCCGCTCGCGCTGTCACCCGTGCTGACCACTCCGGCCCATGCGCAATTCGGCTTCGGCCGGATTGTCTATGATCCGAGCAACTACGCGCAGAATCTGCTCACCGCAGCCCGCACGCTGGAGCAGATCAACAACCAGATCACCTCGCTTCAGAACGAAGCGCAGATGCTTATCAATCAGGCGAAGAATCTGGCCAGCCTGCCGTATTCCTCACTTCAGGCGTTGCAGCAGAACGTCCAGCGCACGCAGCAGCTCTTGAGCCAAGCCCAGAACATCGCCTTCGACGTGCAGAAGGTCGATCAGATCTTCCAGACCCAATATGGCAACGTCTCGCTGTCCGCGACCGATGGCCAGCTTGTCGCCGACGCGCGATCCCGCTGGCAGAACACGGTCGGCGGCTTGCAGGACGCCATGCGCGTGCAGGCCGGTGTCGTCGGCAATATCGATACCAACCGCACGCAGATGTCGGAGCTGGTCGGCCAGAGCCAGAACGCGACGGGCGCATTGCAGGCCACGCAGGCCGGCAATCAGCTTCTCGCCCTCCAGTCGCAGCAGCTTTCCGACCTGATCGCGCTGATGTCTGCCAATGGCCGGTCCGAGGCGCTCATCGAGGCGGAGCGTGCCACCGCCGCCGAACAGGGCCGCGTCCAGCGCGAGCGCTTCCTGACGCCGGGATCGGGCTACCAGCCCGGCAACGCGCAGATGTTCGGCAACGGCAACAACTGA
- the trbB gene encoding P-type conjugative transfer ATPase TrbB, with amino-acid sequence MLRTALGASIARFLEDPAVIEVMLNPDGRIWIDRLSEGLADTGETLSPADGERIVRLVAHHVGAEVHARAPRVSAELPETGERFEGLLPPVVAAPAFAIRKPAVAVFTLDDYVAAGIMSADQATMLREAVAARANILVAGGTSTGKTTLTNALLAEVAKTQDRVVIIEDTRELQCAAPNLVAMRTKDGVATLSDLVRSSLRLRPDRIPIGEVRGSEALDLLKAWGTGHPGGIGTIHAGSGIGALRRLEQLIQEAVITVPRALIAETIDLVAVLSGRGSARRLAELARVEGLGSDGDYAITPATSPKGDPS; translated from the coding sequence ATGCTGCGCACAGCGCTTGGCGCATCCATCGCGCGGTTTCTCGAAGACCCGGCTGTCATCGAGGTGATGCTGAACCCTGACGGTCGCATCTGGATCGACCGGCTGTCCGAAGGGCTGGCCGATACGGGCGAAACACTGTCGCCCGCCGATGGTGAACGCATCGTGAGGCTGGTCGCACATCATGTCGGTGCGGAAGTCCATGCCCGCGCACCCCGCGTCTCCGCAGAGCTGCCGGAAACTGGCGAGCGGTTCGAGGGGCTTTTGCCGCCCGTCGTCGCCGCACCCGCCTTTGCCATCCGTAAACCCGCCGTCGCGGTGTTCACGCTCGACGACTATGTGGCGGCCGGCATCATGTCCGCCGATCAGGCGACGATGCTGCGCGAAGCCGTTGCGGCGCGCGCCAACATCCTTGTCGCGGGCGGCACGTCTACCGGCAAAACGACGCTCACCAATGCGCTTTTGGCAGAGGTGGCGAAGACGCAGGATCGCGTCGTCATCATCGAGGACACGCGCGAGTTACAATGCGCCGCGCCTAACCTCGTGGCCATGCGGACGAAGGATGGCGTTGCCACGCTTTCCGATCTGGTGCGCTCCAGCCTTCGCCTGCGCCCCGATCGCATCCCCATCGGCGAGGTGCGCGGGTCCGAAGCCCTCGACCTGCTCAAAGCCTGGGGCACCGGCCATCCCGGCGGCATCGGCACCATCCATGCCGGCTCCGGCATCGGTGCGCTGCGCCGCCTCGAACAGCTCATCCAAGAAGCCGTCATCACGGTCCCGCGCGCGCTGATCGCCGAGACTATCGACCTTGTTGCCGTCCTTTCCGGGCGCGGTTCCGCGCGCCGGCTGGCCGAACTCGCCCGCGTCGAAGGGCTGGGATCGGACGGCGACTACGCCATCACCCCCGCAACCAGCCCAAAAGGAGACCCATCATGA
- the trbL gene encoding P-type conjugative transfer protein TrbL, translating into MGGTGVIDNFLGVFTSYIDSGFGLLGGEVGFIATTLIVIDVTLAALFWSWGADDDIMARLVKKTLFVGAFAYIISNWNNLAKIVFESFAGLGLKASGTSFSAADLMRPGKVAQTGLDAGRPLLDSISDLMGYWSFFENFIQIACLLFAWALVLLAFFILAIQLFVTLIEFKLTTLAGFVLIPFGLFGKTAFMAERVLGNVVSSGIKVLVLAVIIGIGSTLFSQFTAGFGGATPTIDDAMAIVLAALSLLGLGIFGPGIASGLVSGGPQLGAGAAVGTGLAVGGAALAAGGAAGLAVKGGAAAMSGGAAAVRGGAAAAGGAAASYSMASLGQSGAAGVASGLGGVARAAGSAAASPLKRAASKASESVKSSFSDGARAAFGVTGGSSTAGTVGGASASPAAAPSPAGSPPAWAQRMQRSQAVNHGATMAAHAVRSGDSHGGGSSINLSESDRS; encoded by the coding sequence ATGGGCGGCACCGGCGTCATCGACAATTTCCTCGGCGTATTCACGTCCTACATCGACAGCGGGTTCGGCCTTCTTGGCGGCGAGGTCGGCTTCATCGCCACCACGCTGATCGTCATCGACGTGACGCTCGCCGCGCTGTTCTGGAGCTGGGGCGCCGATGACGACATCATGGCCCGCTTGGTCAAGAAAACCCTCTTCGTCGGCGCGTTCGCCTACATCATTTCCAACTGGAACAACCTGGCGAAGATCGTCTTCGAGAGCTTCGCCGGTCTCGGCCTGAAAGCCTCCGGCACCAGCTTTTCCGCCGCCGACCTGATGCGTCCCGGCAAGGTGGCGCAGACCGGCCTCGACGCCGGCCGTCCGCTGCTCGACTCTATTTCCGACTTAATGGGCTACTGGTCGTTTTTCGAGAATTTCATCCAGATTGCCTGCCTACTGTTCGCCTGGGCATTGGTGCTGCTCGCCTTCTTCATTCTCGCCATTCAGCTCTTCGTGACGCTGATCGAATTCAAACTGACCACGCTTGCCGGCTTCGTGCTGATCCCCTTCGGCCTGTTCGGGAAGACCGCCTTCATGGCCGAGCGAGTGCTTGGCAATGTCGTCTCGTCCGGCATCAAGGTTCTGGTCCTCGCGGTTATCATCGGAATCGGCTCGACGCTGTTTTCGCAGTTCACCGCGGGCTTCGGCGGCGCGACGCCGACCATCGACGACGCCATGGCGATCGTCCTTGCCGCGCTTTCGTTGCTCGGTCTCGGCATCTTCGGCCCCGGCATTGCTTCCGGTCTCGTCTCGGGCGGCCCGCAGCTCGGCGCTGGCGCTGCCGTGGGCACCGGCCTTGCCGTAGGAGGCGCAGCCCTTGCCGCAGGCGGTGCAGCCGGTCTCGCCGTCAAGGGAGGCGCTGCCGCCATGTCCGGTGGCGCCGCGGCCGTTCGGGGTGGTGCAGCCGCCGCAGGGGGCGCAGCAGCCTCCTACAGCATGGCCTCGCTCGGCCAGTCCGGTGCGGCAGGCGTAGCATCTGGCCTCGGTGGCGTTGCCCGCGCCGCCGGCTCCGCCGCCGCATCACCGCTGAAACGCGCCGCTTCCAAAGCGTCCGAAAGCGTCAAATCCAGCTTCTCCGATGGCGCCCGCGCCGCCTTTGGCGTGACGGGCGGCTCATCCACCGCAGGCACAGTCGGAGGGGCCAGCGCATCTCCCGCAGCCGCACCTTCCCCCGCTGGCAGTCCCCCGGCCTGGGCGCAGCGGATGCAGCGATCCCAGGCCGTGAACCACGGCGCCACCATGGCCGCCCACGCCGTGCGCTCCGGCGACAGCCACGGCGGCGGCTCCTCCATCAACCTTTCCGAAAGTGACCGATCATGA
- a CDS encoding conjugal transfer protein TraG encodes MRGGRILWGQIAVVVTIVMMMTWAATQWVAFRLGFQPQLGTPWFDLAGWPFYHPPAFFWWWFSFDAYAPAIFMEGAAIATSGGILAIAAAILMSIIRAREARGVATYGSARWAEDKEIRSAGLLGPDGVLLGRYDRDYLRHDGPEHVLCFAPTRSGKGVGLVVPTLLTWPGSCIVHDIKGENWTLTAGFRSRHGRVLLFDPTNAKSSAYNPLLEVRQGEWEVRDVQNIADILVDPEGSLDKRNHWEKTSHSLLVGAILHVLYAEKDKTLSGVANFLSDPRRPVEATLRAMMDTPHLGEAGVHPVIASSARELLNKSENERSGVLSTAMSFLGLYRDPVVARVTDRCDWRIADLVGSRRPVTLYLVVPPSDINRTKPLIRLILNQIGRRLTEELTLSGKRHRLLMMLDEFPALGRLDFFESALAFMAGYGLKSFLIAQSLNQIERAYGPNNSILDNCHVRVAFATNDERTAKRVSDSLGTATEMRDSTNYAGHRLAPWLGHLMVSRQETARPLLTPGEIMQLPPADEIVMVAGTPPIRAKKARYFEDARLQERILPPPALPSVPATKPATDDWTSRVIVAADRPTTTAASGAEGDPDNAGIRREPELPEHEEIVPPPTPPAQEFDILDDEPDVDAAKARALRSRMRMIARQASMNPDDGIEL; translated from the coding sequence ATGCGCGGAGGTCGAATACTTTGGGGGCAAATAGCCGTCGTCGTCACCATTGTCATGATGATGACATGGGCCGCGACGCAGTGGGTGGCGTTCCGGCTCGGCTTTCAGCCCCAGCTCGGAACCCCCTGGTTCGATCTGGCCGGTTGGCCTTTCTATCATCCGCCCGCCTTCTTCTGGTGGTGGTTCTCCTTCGACGCCTATGCACCCGCGATTTTCATGGAGGGTGCGGCCATCGCCACGTCGGGCGGTATCCTCGCCATTGCTGCCGCCATCCTTATGTCGATCATCCGGGCGCGTGAAGCTCGCGGCGTCGCCACTTACGGTTCGGCACGATGGGCCGAGGACAAGGAAATCCGCAGCGCGGGACTACTCGGCCCCGACGGCGTCCTGCTCGGCCGATACGACCGGGACTATCTGCGCCACGACGGGCCGGAGCACGTCCTATGCTTCGCCCCCACGAGGTCTGGCAAGGGCGTCGGCCTTGTCGTGCCGACGCTGCTGACCTGGCCGGGAAGCTGCATCGTCCACGACATCAAGGGTGAGAACTGGACCCTGACAGCGGGCTTCCGTTCTCGGCACGGTCGCGTGCTGCTGTTCGATCCGACCAACGCCAAGTCCTCCGCCTATAACCCGTTGCTGGAGGTGCGGCAGGGCGAGTGGGAAGTCCGCGACGTGCAGAATATCGCGGACATATTGGTCGATCCCGAAGGCAGCCTCGATAAGCGCAACCATTGGGAAAAAACCAGCCACAGCCTGCTTGTCGGGGCGATCCTGCACGTCCTCTATGCCGAGAAGGACAAAACCCTGTCCGGCGTCGCCAACTTCCTGTCCGATCCTCGTCGCCCGGTTGAAGCAACCTTGCGTGCGATGATGGACACGCCGCATCTGGGCGAAGCTGGCGTTCATCCAGTCATCGCCTCGTCGGCGCGCGAGTTGCTGAACAAGAGCGAGAACGAGCGGTCGGGCGTGCTGTCCACTGCCATGTCGTTTCTCGGCCTCTATCGCGATCCGGTCGTGGCGCGCGTCACAGACCGTTGCGACTGGCGGATTGCCGATTTGGTCGGCAGCCGCCGGCCGGTCACGCTCTACCTTGTTGTCCCGCCGTCCGACATCAACCGGACGAAACCGCTGATCCGGCTCATCCTCAACCAGATCGGCCGCAGGTTGACCGAGGAACTGACCCTTTCCGGCAAGCGGCATCGCCTGCTCATGATGCTGGACGAGTTTCCTGCATTGGGCCGGTTGGATTTTTTCGAGTCCGCGCTCGCCTTCATGGCCGGCTACGGCCTCAAATCCTTCCTCATCGCCCAATCGCTCAACCAGATCGAGCGCGCCTACGGGCCGAACAATAGCATCCTCGACAATTGCCATGTGCGCGTCGCCTTTGCGACCAACGACGAGCGCACCGCCAAGCGCGTGTCGGACTCGCTCGGCACCGCGACCGAAATGCGCGATTCCACCAACTATGCCGGCCATCGCCTCGCGCCCTGGCTCGGACATCTGATGGTCTCGCGGCAGGAGACTGCGCGGCCGCTGCTGACCCCCGGTGAGATCATGCAGCTTCCGCCCGCCGACGAGATCGTCATGGTGGCGGGCACGCCGCCGATCCGGGCGAAGAAGGCCCGCTATTTCGAGGATGCAAGATTGCAAGAGCGCATCCTGCCGCCACCTGCGCTGCCATCCGTGCCGGCGACTAAGCCGGCAACCGACGACTGGACGAGCCGCGTTATCGTGGCGGCGGACAGGCCAACGACGACCGCTGCCAGTGGCGCGGAGGGCGATCCCGACAATGCCGGCATCCGCCGCGAGCCGGAATTGCCCGAGCATGAGGAAATCGTCCCGCCGCCGACACCGCCTGCCCAGGAGTTCGACATTCTGGACGACGAACCGGACGTGGACGCCGCCAAGGCCCGCGCGCTGCGATCGCGGATGCGGATGATCGCCCGGCAGGCGTCCATGAATCCTGATGATGGCATTGAGCTTTGA
- a CDS encoding TrbC/VirB2 family protein: MIPTLSRACRFMATSAAAVSISLMLAPAAHASGSSMPWEAPLQSILQSIEGPVAKIIAVIVIIATGLTLAFGDSSGGFRRLIQIVFGLSIAFAASSFFLSFFSFGGGALI; this comes from the coding sequence ATGATCCCCACACTTTCCCGCGCCTGCCGCTTCATGGCGACATCGGCGGCAGCCGTTTCCATCAGCCTGATGCTGGCGCCCGCCGCACACGCATCCGGCTCGTCGATGCCCTGGGAAGCGCCCCTGCAATCCATCCTTCAGTCGATCGAGGGGCCGGTCGCCAAGATCATCGCGGTGATCGTGATTATCGCCACCGGCCTGACGCTGGCGTTCGGCGACAGTTCCGGCGGCTTCCGTCGCTTGATCCAGATCGTGTTCGGCCTCAGCATCGCGTTTGCGGCGTCGAGCTTCTTCCTGTCGTTCTTCTCGTTCGGCGGCGGGGCGCTCATCTGA
- a CDS encoding CopG family transcriptional regulator produces MTTRTRMNVYFDPELLKQVEALSLRRQVSKSAIVEAAVASFLSGDTSDRLEAAMSRRLDKIGRQIGTLDEDLAVLGETLSLFVHFWLTMTPPLPDSAKQSARIKGNERFEGFMQNLGRRLASGDRFLKELSRDMDSLHESFPQGDTGTDGDTT; encoded by the coding sequence ATGACGACCCGCACCCGCATGAATGTCTATTTCGACCCGGAACTGCTGAAACAGGTCGAAGCACTGTCGCTCCGCCGACAGGTCTCGAAATCCGCCATCGTCGAGGCGGCGGTCGCATCCTTCCTGTCGGGAGACACGTCGGATCGGCTGGAAGCGGCCATGTCACGCCGCCTGGACAAGATCGGCCGGCAGATCGGCACGCTGGACGAAGATCTCGCCGTGCTCGGCGAGACCCTCTCTTTGTTCGTCCATTTCTGGCTAACGATGACCCCGCCGTTGCCGGACAGTGCCAAGCAATCCGCAAGGATCAAGGGGAACGAGCGGTTCGAGGGCTTCATGCAGAACCTCGGCCGCAGGCTTGCGAGTGGAGATAGGTTCCTGAAAGAGTTGTCGCGCGACATGGATTCGCTTCACGAGAGTTTTCCGCAAGGCGATACAGGCACCGATGGCGATACGACTTAG
- a CDS encoding VirB3 family type IV secretion system protein — MAGGLEQLDAVPGFTVPVHRALTEHILLGGAPRSIAIMNGTLAGAVGLGLRLWLVGLAIWAIGHFAAVWAAKRDPLFVEVGRRHLRIPGHLSV; from the coding sequence ATGGCGGGCGGCCTCGAACAGCTCGACGCGGTGCCGGGATTCACTGTCCCGGTTCACAGGGCGCTGACCGAGCATATCCTACTCGGCGGCGCACCGCGCTCCATCGCGATCATGAACGGCACTCTGGCTGGGGCCGTGGGCCTCGGCCTCCGCCTCTGGCTGGTCGGCCTCGCCATCTGGGCCATCGGCCACTTCGCTGCCGTCTGGGCCGCGAAGCGCGATCCGCTCTTTGTCGAAGTGGGCCGCAGGCATCTGCGAATCCCCGGCCACCTGTCTGTGTGA
- the trbE gene encoding conjugal transfer protein TrbE — MMNLAEYRRTASRLADFLPWAALVGSGVVLNKDGSFQRTAKFRGPDLDSAVAAELVAVAGRINNAVRRLGSGWSIFVEAQRSEAATYPASQFPEAASALLDAERKAGFEEAGAHFVSGYFLTFLWLPPAEDAARAETWLYEGREQSGVNPHELLRSFIDRTDRVLALLDGFMPECRWLDDAGTLTYLHSTISTNRHRVRVPEVPMHLDALLADQPLTGGLEPRLGDQHLRVLTIIGFPTATTPGLLDEMNRLPFPYRWSTRAILMDKTDATRLLTKIRRQWFAKRKSIAAILKEVMTNEASALVDTDAANKALDADMALQELGADVAGMAYVTATITVWDADPRIADEKLRLAEKIIQGRDFTAMPETVNAVDAWLGSIPGHTYANVRQPPISTLNLAHMIPLSAVWAGPERDEHFSAPPLFFGKTEGSTPFRFSLHVGDVGHTLVVGPTGAGKSVLLALMALQFRRYADAQVFAFDFGGSIRAASLAMGGDWHDLGGGLTDGDEASVSLQPLARIEDAYERAWAADWIAAILGREGVPVTPETKEYIWTALTSLASAPVGERTITGLTVLLQSNDLKQALRPYCIGGAYGRLLDAETEQLGSADVQAFEIEGLVGTGAAPAVLAYLFHRIGDRLDGRPTLLIIDEGWLALDDEGFANQLREWLKTLRKKNASVIFATQSLSDIDGSNIAPAIIESCPTRLLLPNERAIEPQIIAIYRRFGLNDRQIEILARATPKRDYYCQSRRGNRLFELGLSEVGLALCAASSKSDQTTIERIVAEHGHDGFLAAWLRLRGIEWAADLIPELTNLIPQTEKESQP, encoded by the coding sequence ATGATGAACCTTGCCGAATATCGCCGCACCGCAAGCCGCCTCGCGGATTTCCTGCCCTGGGCAGCACTTGTCGGCTCCGGCGTCGTGCTGAACAAGGACGGCAGTTTCCAGAGGACGGCGAAATTTCGCGGTCCCGACCTGGATTCTGCCGTTGCAGCCGAGCTGGTCGCAGTCGCCGGTCGGATCAACAACGCCGTGCGCCGTCTCGGATCGGGCTGGAGCATCTTCGTCGAGGCGCAACGCTCCGAAGCCGCGACCTATCCCGCGAGCCAATTTCCCGAAGCGGCCTCCGCGCTGCTCGACGCCGAGCGCAAGGCCGGTTTCGAGGAGGCAGGCGCGCATTTCGTGTCGGGTTACTTCCTGACCTTTCTCTGGCTGCCGCCCGCCGAGGACGCCGCCCGCGCGGAAACCTGGCTCTATGAGGGCCGCGAGCAATCGGGCGTGAACCCCCACGAATTACTGCGCAGTTTCATCGACCGCACCGACCGCGTGCTGGCGCTGCTCGACGGCTTCATGCCGGAATGCCGCTGGCTCGATGACGCCGGCACGCTGACCTATCTGCATTCGACCATCTCGACCAACCGCCATCGCGTTCGCGTGCCGGAGGTGCCGATGCACCTCGACGCGCTGCTCGCCGATCAGCCGCTGACTGGCGGGCTGGAGCCGCGCCTTGGCGACCAGCATCTGCGCGTCCTGACCATCATCGGTTTCCCGACCGCGACGACGCCCGGCCTGCTCGACGAAATGAACCGGCTGCCATTCCCCTACAGGTGGAGCACCCGCGCCATCCTCATGGACAAGACGGATGCGACCCGGCTGCTGACCAAGATCAGACGGCAGTGGTTCGCCAAGCGCAAGAGCATCGCTGCGATCCTGAAGGAAGTCATGACCAACGAGGCGAGTGCCTTGGTGGATACAGATGCGGCTAACAAGGCGCTCGACGCGGACATGGCGTTGCAGGAGCTTGGCGCCGATGTCGCCGGCATGGCCTATGTCACGGCCACCATCACCGTTTGGGATGCCGACCCGCGCATTGCCGACGAAAAACTGCGCCTCGCGGAAAAAATCATTCAGGGCCGTGACTTCACCGCGATGCCCGAAACCGTCAACGCCGTCGATGCCTGGCTCGGCTCGATCCCCGGACATACCTACGCGAATGTTCGCCAGCCGCCCATCTCGACGCTCAACCTTGCCCACATGATCCCGCTATCGGCCGTGTGGGCAGGGCCGGAACGGGACGAGCATTTCAGCGCGCCCCCGCTGTTCTTCGGTAAAACCGAAGGCTCGACCCCGTTCCGGTTTTCCCTTCACGTCGGCGATGTCGGCCACACCCTTGTCGTCGGCCCAACCGGCGCGGGCAAGTCCGTGCTGCTGGCCCTCATGGCCTTGCAGTTTCGCCGTTACGCCGATGCTCAGGTCTTTGCGTTCGACTTCGGCGGCTCGATCCGGGCCGCATCGCTTGCCATGGGCGGCGATTGGCATGACCTGGGCGGCGGACTGACTGACGGCGATGAGGCGTCCGTCTCGCTCCAGCCGCTCGCCCGCATTGAAGATGCCTACGAGCGCGCCTGGGCAGCCGACTGGATCGCCGCCATCCTTGGCCGCGAGGGTGTGCCCGTAACGCCCGAGACCAAGGAATATATCTGGACGGCGCTGACCTCGCTGGCGTCCGCCCCGGTTGGAGAACGCACCATCACCGGCCTGACGGTGCTGCTCCAATCCAATGATCTGAAACAGGCATTGCGGCCTTACTGCATTGGCGGGGCTTATGGCCGGCTGCTCGACGCAGAGACCGAACAACTCGGCTCAGCCGATGTGCAGGCGTTCGAGATCGAGGGACTGGTTGGAACCGGCGCGGCTCCGGCCGTGCTCGCCTATCTGTTCCATCGCATCGGCGACCGGCTCGACGGGCGGCCGACTTTGCTCATCATCGACGAGGGCTGGCTGGCGCTGGACGATGAAGGGTTCGCCAACCAACTCCGCGAATGGCTGAAGACGCTCAGGAAGAAGAATGCCAGCGTCATCTTCGCCACACAGAGCCTGTCCGACATTGATGGCAGCAACATCGCGCCGGCCATCATCGAAAGCTGCCCGACGCGGCTGCTGCTGCCGAATGAACGCGCGATCGAGCCACAGATCATCGCGATCTATCGTCGCTTCGGCCTCAATGACCGGCAGATCGAAATCCTCGCACGGGCCACGCCCAAGCGCGATTACTACTGCCAGTCGCGGCGCGGCAACCGGCTGTTCGAGCTTGGCCTGTCCGAAGTCGGTCTCGCTCTCTGCGCTGCCTCCTCCAAATCCGACCAGACCACCATCGAACGCATCGTCGCGGAACACGGCCACGACGGCTTCCTTGCCGCCTGGTTGCGCCTGCGCGGAATCGAATGGGCTGCCGACCTGATCCCCGAACTCACCAACCTCATCCCCCAGACCGAGAAGGAGTCTCAACCATGA
- the trbK-alt gene encoding putative entry exclusion protein TrbK-alt, producing MDGKMLARLGAIIFVAIAITATVIEMTRKDEPARGRPAPELQRPADPLRQSLRDCQRLGEAAASDPDCLATWAENRDRFLGRTPVPAAPHQNGGQ from the coding sequence ATGGACGGCAAGATGCTGGCCCGGTTGGGCGCGATCATATTCGTCGCCATCGCCATCACCGCCACGGTGATCGAGATGACCCGCAAGGACGAGCCGGCGCGCGGCAGGCCCGCGCCGGAGCTACAGCGTCCTGCCGATCCGTTGCGTCAGAGCCTGCGCGATTGTCAGCGTCTTGGCGAGGCTGCCGCGAGCGATCCCGATTGCCTCGCCACCTGGGCCGAGAACCGCGATCGGTTTCTCGGCCGGACGCCGGTGCCCGCCGCCCCGCATCAGAACGGGGGGCAGTGA
- the trbF gene encoding conjugal transfer protein TrbF, producing MSLFKRPATHYGKSPEPETPYQKAAQAWDERIGSARVQAKNWRLMAFGSLILSAGFASALVWQSARGTVVPWVVQVDNLGQAQTVAPATVDYRPTDPQIAFHLGRFIEQVRAIPADAIIVRQNWLRAYEWTTDRGAAALNDYARSNDPFTKVGRQQVAVEVSSVIRASNDSFRVAWTERHYENGQLSTTERWTAILTIVIQTPRDAERLRANPLGIYINAISWSREMSQ from the coding sequence ATGAGCCTCTTCAAACGACCGGCAACCCATTACGGCAAATCGCCGGAACCCGAGACGCCCTATCAGAAGGCCGCGCAGGCATGGGACGAGCGCATCGGCTCGGCCCGCGTGCAGGCAAAAAACTGGCGGCTCATGGCCTTCGGCTCGCTGATCCTGTCTGCTGGCTTCGCGTCCGCCCTCGTCTGGCAATCGGCACGCGGGACCGTGGTGCCGTGGGTTGTGCAAGTGGACAATCTCGGTCAGGCGCAAACCGTAGCACCCGCGACGGTCGACTATCGGCCTACCGATCCGCAGATCGCGTTCCATCTTGGCCGCTTCATCGAGCAGGTCCGCGCGATCCCGGCCGATGCGATCATTGTCCGTCAGAACTGGCTCAGAGCTTATGAGTGGACCACGGATCGCGGCGCGGCGGCCTTGAACGACTATGCCCGCAGCAACGACCCGTTCACCAAGGTTGGCCGGCAACAGGTCGCCGTTGAGGTGTCCAGCGTCATCCGCGCATCGAACGACAGCTTCCGCGTCGCCTGGACCGAGAGGCATTATGAGAACGGCCAGCTTTCCACCACCGAGCGCTGGACCGCGATCCTCACCATCGTGATCCAGACGCCGCGCGACGCTGAACGGCTGCGCGCCAATCCGCTCGGCATCTACATCAATGCAATCTCGTGGTCGCGGGAGATGAGCCAATGA